Proteins co-encoded in one Amblyraja radiata isolate CabotCenter1 chromosome 24, sAmbRad1.1.pri, whole genome shotgun sequence genomic window:
- the pfkfb2 gene encoding 6-phosphofructo-2-kinase/fructose-2,6-bisphosphatase 2 isoform X1 produces MSLQPRKAWASHMTNSPTLIVMVGLPARGKTYVSKKLTRYLNWIGVPTKVFNLGQYRREAVKSYKSYEFFRHDNEEAMKIREDCAKAALQDVKTYFTDEHGQIAVFDATNTTRQRRNLIMNFARDNTFKVFFVESVCDDPEVIAANIKEVKVSSPDYAEVAQDKIMDDFLKRIECYQVTYEQLDPDDYDKDLSFIKVINVGRRFLVNRVQDYIQSKIVYYLMNIHVHPRTIYLSRHGESEYNSCGRLGGDSGLSPRGKQYGEALREFVEEQKIPDLKVWTSQLKRTIQTAEALGVPYEQWKILNEIDAGVCEELTYSEIHDKYPDEFALRDQDKYHYRYPGGESYQDLVQRVEPVIMELERQGDVLVIAHQAVMRCLVAYFMDKGADELPYLKCPLHTVMKLTPVAYGCKMESIYLNVEAVSTHRDRPLNVSLSRTREEALSTVPHHK; encoded by the exons CATGGGCATCCCACATGACCAACTCTCCCACGTTAATTGTAATGGTGGGACTGCCTGCTCGAGGCAAGACTTATGTTTCCAAGAAACTCACACGCTACCTCAACTGGATTGGTGTTCCCACCAAAG TTTTTAATCTGGGTCAATATCGCCGTGAAGCTGTGAAGTCTTACAAGTCGTATGAGTTTTTCCGCCATGACAACGAAGAAGCCATGAAAATCAGAGA AGATTGTGCTAAAGCAGCATTGCAGGATGTGAAAACCTACTTCACAGATGAGCATGGACAGATCGCA GTTTTTGATGCAACCAACACAACCCGGCAGAGGAGAAATCTAATCATGAATTTTGCCAGAGATAATACATTTAAG GTGTTTTTCGTTGAATCTGTCTGTGATGATCCAGAGGTCATTGCTGCAAATATCAAG GAGGTAAAGGTTTCAAGCCCCGACTATGCAGAGGTTGCACAAGACAAAATAATGGATGACTTCCTCAAACGCATTGAATGTTACCAAGTTACCTATGAACAATTGGATCCCGATGATTATGACAA AGACCTGTCCTTCATTAAGGTAATAAATGTTGGTCGACGATTTCTTGTGAACAGAGTCCAGGATTACATTCAGAGTAAAATAGTGTATTACTTGATGAACATCCATGTCCATCCACGCACCATCTACCTGAGCAGACACGGGGAGAGTGAATACAACAGTTGTGGCAGGCTTGGCGGTGACTCGGGTTTATCACCACGAGGGAAGCAG TATGGGGAAGCCTTGCGAGAATTTGTTGAAGAGCAGAAGATTCCAGACCTGAAGGTTTGGACTAGTCAGCTCAAACGAACAATCCAAACGGCAGAGGCTCTTGGTGTTCCGTACGAACAGTGGAAAATCCTCAATGAGATCGATGCA GGTGTTTGTGAAGAGTTGACTTACAGTGAAATTCATGACAAATATCCAGATGAATTTGCACTACGAGACCAGGACAAGTACCACTACCGATACCCAGGAGGAGAG TCCTACCAAGATTTGGTACAACGGGTGGAGCCTGTCATCATGGAGTTGGAGCGACAAGGGGACGTTCTTGTAATTGCACACCAGGCTGTCATGAGATGCCTCGTCGCTTACTTTATGGATAAAGGAGCAG ATGAACTACCGTATTTGAAGTGTCCTCTACACACAGTCATGAAACTAACTCCTGTTGCTTATG GTTGTAAAATGGAATCAATTTATCTTAATGTTGAAGCAGTAAGCACACATCGTGACCGTCCACTG
- the pfkfb2 gene encoding 6-phosphofructo-2-kinase/fructose-2,6-bisphosphatase 2 isoform X3 — MSLQPRKAWASHMTNSPTLIVMVGLPARGKTYVSKKLTRYLNWIGVPTKVFNLGQYRREAVKSYKSYEFFRHDNEEAMKIREDCAKAALQDVKTYFTDEHGQIAVFDATNTTRQRRNLIMNFARDNTFKVFFVESVCDDPEVIAANIKEVKVSSPDYAEVAQDKIMDDFLKRIECYQVTYEQLDPDDYDKDLSFIKVINVGRRFLVNRVQDYIQSKIVYYLMNIHVHPRTIYLSRHGESEYNSCGRLGGDSGLSPRGKQYGEALREFVEEQKIPDLKVWTSQLKRTIQTAEALGVPYEQWKILNEIDAGVCEELTYSEIHDKYPDEFALRDQDKYHYRYPGGEL; from the exons CATGGGCATCCCACATGACCAACTCTCCCACGTTAATTGTAATGGTGGGACTGCCTGCTCGAGGCAAGACTTATGTTTCCAAGAAACTCACACGCTACCTCAACTGGATTGGTGTTCCCACCAAAG TTTTTAATCTGGGTCAATATCGCCGTGAAGCTGTGAAGTCTTACAAGTCGTATGAGTTTTTCCGCCATGACAACGAAGAAGCCATGAAAATCAGAGA AGATTGTGCTAAAGCAGCATTGCAGGATGTGAAAACCTACTTCACAGATGAGCATGGACAGATCGCA GTTTTTGATGCAACCAACACAACCCGGCAGAGGAGAAATCTAATCATGAATTTTGCCAGAGATAATACATTTAAG GTGTTTTTCGTTGAATCTGTCTGTGATGATCCAGAGGTCATTGCTGCAAATATCAAG GAGGTAAAGGTTTCAAGCCCCGACTATGCAGAGGTTGCACAAGACAAAATAATGGATGACTTCCTCAAACGCATTGAATGTTACCAAGTTACCTATGAACAATTGGATCCCGATGATTATGACAA AGACCTGTCCTTCATTAAGGTAATAAATGTTGGTCGACGATTTCTTGTGAACAGAGTCCAGGATTACATTCAGAGTAAAATAGTGTATTACTTGATGAACATCCATGTCCATCCACGCACCATCTACCTGAGCAGACACGGGGAGAGTGAATACAACAGTTGTGGCAGGCTTGGCGGTGACTCGGGTTTATCACCACGAGGGAAGCAG TATGGGGAAGCCTTGCGAGAATTTGTTGAAGAGCAGAAGATTCCAGACCTGAAGGTTTGGACTAGTCAGCTCAAACGAACAATCCAAACGGCAGAGGCTCTTGGTGTTCCGTACGAACAGTGGAAAATCCTCAATGAGATCGATGCA GGTGTTTGTGAAGAGTTGACTTACAGTGAAATTCATGACAAATATCCAGATGAATTTGCACTACGAGACCAGGACAAGTACCACTACCGATACCCAGGAGGAGAG CTGTGA
- the pfkfb2 gene encoding 6-phosphofructo-2-kinase/fructose-2,6-bisphosphatase 2 isoform X2 has protein sequence MGIPHDQLSHVNCNGGTACSRQDLCFQETHTLPQLDWCSHQRDCAKAALQDVKTYFTDEHGQIAVFDATNTTRQRRNLIMNFARDNTFKVFFVESVCDDPEVIAANIKEVKVSSPDYAEVAQDKIMDDFLKRIECYQVTYEQLDPDDYDKDLSFIKVINVGRRFLVNRVQDYIQSKIVYYLMNIHVHPRTIYLSRHGESEYNSCGRLGGDSGLSPRGKQYGEALREFVEEQKIPDLKVWTSQLKRTIQTAEALGVPYEQWKILNEIDAGVCEELTYSEIHDKYPDEFALRDQDKYHYRYPGGESYQDLVQRVEPVIMELERQGDVLVIAHQAVMRCLVAYFMDKGADELPYLKCPLHTVMKLTPVAYGCKMESIYLNVEAVSTHRDRPLNVSLSRTREEALSTVPHHK, from the exons ATGGGCATCCCACATGACCAACTCTCCCACGTTAATTGTAATGGTGGGACTGCCTGCTCGAGGCAAGACTTATGTTTCCAAGAAACTCACACGCTACCTCAACTGGATTGGTGTTCCCACCAAAG AGATTGTGCTAAAGCAGCATTGCAGGATGTGAAAACCTACTTCACAGATGAGCATGGACAGATCGCA GTTTTTGATGCAACCAACACAACCCGGCAGAGGAGAAATCTAATCATGAATTTTGCCAGAGATAATACATTTAAG GTGTTTTTCGTTGAATCTGTCTGTGATGATCCAGAGGTCATTGCTGCAAATATCAAG GAGGTAAAGGTTTCAAGCCCCGACTATGCAGAGGTTGCACAAGACAAAATAATGGATGACTTCCTCAAACGCATTGAATGTTACCAAGTTACCTATGAACAATTGGATCCCGATGATTATGACAA AGACCTGTCCTTCATTAAGGTAATAAATGTTGGTCGACGATTTCTTGTGAACAGAGTCCAGGATTACATTCAGAGTAAAATAGTGTATTACTTGATGAACATCCATGTCCATCCACGCACCATCTACCTGAGCAGACACGGGGAGAGTGAATACAACAGTTGTGGCAGGCTTGGCGGTGACTCGGGTTTATCACCACGAGGGAAGCAG TATGGGGAAGCCTTGCGAGAATTTGTTGAAGAGCAGAAGATTCCAGACCTGAAGGTTTGGACTAGTCAGCTCAAACGAACAATCCAAACGGCAGAGGCTCTTGGTGTTCCGTACGAACAGTGGAAAATCCTCAATGAGATCGATGCA GGTGTTTGTGAAGAGTTGACTTACAGTGAAATTCATGACAAATATCCAGATGAATTTGCACTACGAGACCAGGACAAGTACCACTACCGATACCCAGGAGGAGAG TCCTACCAAGATTTGGTACAACGGGTGGAGCCTGTCATCATGGAGTTGGAGCGACAAGGGGACGTTCTTGTAATTGCACACCAGGCTGTCATGAGATGCCTCGTCGCTTACTTTATGGATAAAGGAGCAG ATGAACTACCGTATTTGAAGTGTCCTCTACACACAGTCATGAAACTAACTCCTGTTGCTTATG GTTGTAAAATGGAATCAATTTATCTTAATGTTGAAGCAGTAAGCACACATCGTGACCGTCCACTG